The genomic DNA TTCAATCGACATTTTTACGTCAATTCCCTTTTCCCAAGCTTGATGGAATAATTTTACATAATCTTCCATATCATAATATCTGCGTTCATTTACCCATGAATTTTGTAAAATATCAGCTGTTTGATAAAAATGATAGGCGTGTTCTGAAATGCCGAAGTGTTCGATGCCCTTTTCTTTCGCCGTATCAGTGAATTTTTTTAAATAGTCGAGGGTAAGTGTTCCTCTTTCCAAATGATTGTGATAATCTGTCAGCATATTATCAAAATCCTCTCCCAATTTTTTTACTAATTATACTTTTAAAAAGGGGAAGCAGCAAGAATTATAGTAAAAAAAGAAAGAAGATTATTAAGTTTCGAAAATTCGCTTTGAAAATTCCTTTTTTCATGCTCATGCACTCTTTCCGATGATTCTCTGCTTTCAGCTTGACTGCAGTTTCGTTCGTTTCTTTGAATCATCGGTATGAAAAGATACTTGAATAGTTTGCCCAATATCCATTTTTCCAAGAGCCAACTCTGGATTTATTGCATTTTCTTTTTCATAAGTCCATTTATTTTCGTGTAATTCAAAATGAAGATGGATTCCCGACGAATGCCCTGTATTGCCCATTTCACCAATAATCTGGCCCTGATTCACTTTTTGTCCCTTGGACACATTTCTCTTCTTCAAGTGAGCATATACCGTTTCAAATTGGTTCGGGTGTTTTATGAATATGACATGTCCATACGTTTCCGAATAATAAGATTTTTCAACGGTTCCTTTATCTACTGAGAGGACCGGCGACCCATACTCTCCTGCGATATCAATGCCTTTATGTAAACCTTGTCTCGTCCCAAACATATCTGTTACGATGCCTTCTGCAGGCCATAACCAATGGGTTGTCAGCTCGCCAACTTCCAGTGTATCCGCTTGAGCTAGTTTGCCTCCTAGAAATAATAAGCTTACAAATAAAGCAATGATTCCCGCTATTAAAAACCTCTTTATGTAGTCCAGCATGTTTTTCCTCCTAACAAATGTACTTTCCCCATTACAATATGACAGCTTGTACTCTGTTAGAACGATTGTCAGATTGACAAAGGACATTTGTTAGTATTTGGAGGATTCCATTTTTTAATACAAAACTTTCATGAAAAGAAAAAGACTTACCGAGAAAGGTAAGCCTCTTATTCTTGGATGGACCGCTTATTGGCCGCGACTGGAACTTGAAGTTCTTTTGACAAATCAAACGGTCCTATATTTTTAACAGGAGGATTTTCAACCTTGACAGCTTTATAGCCGAAATTTTTTGCCGTCAACAAAATCGCTTCAATGGAATACACCATTTCCTGAATATCAGTTACATTCGAGGATTTAGAAAGAAAAATAGATAATATGCCATTATTATTTGGTACCACTTTTTTAAATTGCCATTCTTCTGGAAGTGAAGGTTTAAGCTGGTGCGTTGCAATTTCTTTTCTCATTGCCGCAAACGCTTCATCAATCGACTTATATTTATCCGGTGTAGGAACAATAAAAGGTCTTTTTCCTCTGGTTGGGTAAAAAAACAGATAACCATGTGCAGGGCTATTTGATTTTTCTACATCAAGCTCTGTAATTTCATCGTTTCCTAAAACGATTCCCTTCTCCTTCTCGGTTGTGAATGTTATCTTTTCTACTTTGTCATCGAAAGCAAAAGAGTCTAGAAGAGAACTTGTAAACATCTCTTCACTTGATGAACCGGAACCGTATTGGTGATCTCGAGGAACATCAACATTTAAAACCTTATTGAGAGAGTCATAAGTAAGATTTGCATGCAATGGGTAAAAATCACTAAGGCCCCATTCTTTTTCTTTTAGCTTTGCCATCGTTTCCTTATATTGATCAAACCAAGATTTATTGTCTTCTTTTTGAACTAGAACACTGACCGGAACAATGTTTTGGCCATTTGTGTCCGGTATCGCATACGTCAGCAATTCTTTTCCTTGTAAATCTTCTTCGTATACTGCAGTACGTTCAACATCATCTGCCGGCGATTTTTGTGCATTCTTGCTGCTGAAGCGATTATTCGAATCGGCTTCAAACTTTACATGATTGTTTTTGTGGGCAGAAACATCATCTTTCTTGTCCACCGTAGCTGCCGTACGATCATTGCCAGCCATTTCCATGTTTTCTTTAGAAGCAGCTGAATTCAGACTTATTTTCTGTTCCGGCGACTCCTGCCAATTGATTAAATTAGGAGCAAGAATTATAAATATAATAACAGCGGCTAAAGCAGCAAGACTGGGCATAATCCAAATTTGTCTTTTCCTCTTTTTTGTCTTCAAAGCAATATTTTGATAGATGTCGCGCGGATCACGATTATCGGATATTTTCGGCAGCTGCAAAAGCAATTCTTCAAGTTCTTTATCGGTCCACACTGACTTTCTCACGACTCTCCACCTCCCTTTCGACTAATTCTTCCATTTCTTTTTTCAATATTTTCAGTGCCCTGTGCTGAGTCGTTTTTACTTTGCTTTCAGTCCAGCCTAAAGCTTCAGCTGTTTCTGCTATAGATAACTCATGAAGATAGCGCATAACGATAACCATTCTCTGATCAACTGAACATTTATCAAGACAATCATATAGAGAGCGGATTTCTTCATTCTGTATAGCAATTTCTTCAGGTATTGGATGTTCGTCTTTTACTTGCTGCGTTGACCAATCAAACTTCTTCATTAACCGCTGTTTCCATCCCTTTTGTTTTCGAAAAAAATCAATTGCTACATTTCTTGCAATAGAAAAAAGCCATGTTTTTTCACTGCTTTTCCCTTCAAACCGTTTATATGACTTTAATACTCTTATATAAACCTCTTGAACAAGATCTTCTGCTAATTCACGATTTTTTACCATATAATATAAAAATTGAAAAACATCCTGATGATATTTAGAATAAAGTTCTTCAAAAACGGAGTCCATCGATTCTCCTCCCCGTTCAAAACAATAGTCGATATCTATATACGAAAAGTTACATCTATAAATATAGACTTTTTCAAGCAAAAAAGAAAGAGGATAATAGGTAATTCTTTCCTCAAACTTTTTATTAAAGGTGCACTTTTCCACAAAAAACAACCTCTGCCATTAAGACAGAGGCTGCTTAAAAATAGAAACCGCGTTTCCCGTGAATCAAGACTAATCGGCATAAATCAAGAAATTACTCGATATTTCGAGGAATCATAAAGGAAAATGTCGTGCCGTGGCCTAGTTTGCTTCGAACAGATATATGACCTTTATGGGCATCGATAATATGTTTTGCGATCGAAAGTCCGAGTCCTGTACCGGATCCACGTGTTCTGGCCTTATCTGCTTTATAAAAACGCTCGAATACAAACGGCAAATCTTCCTTCGGAATACCAGAACCTGAATCGCTAACTTCAACGTGCAGACCACGTTCATCAGTATCCACTATAACTGTTACAAATCCTTTTTCCGGGGTGTGCTTAATCGCATTGTCGATTAAATTTGTTAAGACTTGTTCGATTCGGTCGGGATCAAAACGGTATGTTGTATGATTATTGTTTAATTTGAAACTTAACTGAATATTTTTTTCTTTTGCTAAACCTTGAAACTTCTTGATGATCCTAAGAATATACGGCTCAATAACTACTTCTTCGATTTTAAGTTGAAGATGACCTGCTTCCATTCTGGCAAGATCCAATAATTCATTAACGAGGCGTCCCATTCGCAATGATTCATCATATATGACTTTCGCCATTTCTTTTATCTCTTCATCCGTACTTGCCATTCCATCAACAATGGCTTCACTGTACCCCTGCATCAACGAAATTGGAGTCCTCAATTCGTGTGAAACATTGGCAATAAAATCATTTCTGAGTTTATCCAGTTTCCGCTCTTCTGTCATATCCCTGATAACTGCTACAGCGCCGCGAATATACTTATTGTTATAAAGCGGACTCACAATAAGAACCCAAAAGCGACCTTGGATTGAAATTTCTCCAATTTGCTCTTTTTCAGTATTTACGGCCTTTTGAAATAATTCCATTACTTCGGAAGGAACTGCCTCTTTGTTCGGATGAGTATCATTCTGTTCAAAATACCAATTTTGCAAAAAACGATCCGCAGGCGGATTAGTGATCAAGATCGTACCGTCGCGATTAAACGTAATAACACCATCTGCCATACTGCTTAATATGCTAGCCAGCTGTTCTTTTTCCTGGCTTAATGCATTCATATTAAACTTTAACTGTCTGCCCATTTGATTAAAGGCAGTCGCAAGTTCACCAATTTCATCATGGGTCAGAATCGGTACTTTTGTATCAAACTTACCACGCGCCACCTCAAATGCTGCTTCACGCATCTTCCTCAATGGGGAAGTTATTCTCGTTATGAGGAAAAACGCAAAAATCGTTGTTAAGACAATCGCAACTCCAGCAACAAGAATAATAAACTTTGTTGTTGTACGGGTCGTCTCTTGCATAACCTCAAGAGACTGGTAAATAAATACAGCCCCTTTTTCATTATCAAACTGAAGCGGAACACCAATGATTAAAATTTGTGTTCTTTCACCATCTTTGCCTTTCTTCGGTGGAGTATAAATGCTCTTAACAAATTTTTTTCCTTGAAAAACAGGAGATAAATTCTTATCATTCAAGAAAACTTTAAGAGGCAAATGTTGTCCCGATTTCGTATTAGGCGAAAAATAAGCATGGTCTTTATCTCTTATAACAACTGCCTTAGTCACTTCATCAATCATTTCCCAGGAGATTTCAAGGCTTAAATCGAATTCTTCAGGGGCATGTTCTTCAAGAACCCGAGAAATTCTATTTGCCGTTTTCGTTAATCCTTTTTCAGTTTCTTCAATATGATAGTTTTCAAAAAAGCCAAGAAGCATGACTGTGAGAATAAATAAAACAAAGGAAACCAGCAAAATGATGGTAATCCATAGCTTACCAACTACACTACGTAAAAACATCATTCATTGACAACCTCAAACTTATAGCCTACTCCCCAGACTGTGACAATCATCTTCGCAGCCTGTTCAGATACTTTATTCAATTTTTCACGCAATCTTTTTACGTGTGTATCTACTGTTCTTAAGTCTCCAAAGAACTCATAATGCCATACTTCTTTTAAAAGCTGTTCCCTGTCAAATACCTTATCAGGTGATTTTGCCAAGAAGTGTAATAATTCATATTCCTTTGGAGTCAAGCTGACTTCTTTTCCGTCAGCAACAACACGGTGTGCATCGTTATCAATCGTTAAATGAGGGAATACAATAATATCTTTTGTTGTTGTATCTGTTTGCAAGTAGCTAGTATTAGAAGATCTGCGCAACAAAGCTTTAACCCTGAGCACTACTTCCCGAGGGCTGAAAGGTTTTACAATATAGTCGTCTGTACCAACTTCAAAGCCCTGAACCCTGTTCACTTCTTCTCCTTTTGCCGTTAACATTATCACAGGAGTAGCTTTTTTCTCCCTTAAT from Bacillus methanolicus MGA3 includes the following:
- a CDS encoding M23 family metallopeptidase; translation: MLDYIKRFLIAGIIALFVSLLFLGGKLAQADTLEVGELTTHWLWPAEGIVTDMFGTRQGLHKGIDIAGEYGSPVLSVDKGTVEKSYYSETYGHVIFIKHPNQFETVYAHLKKRNVSKGQKVNQGQIIGEMGNTGHSSGIHLHFELHENKWTYEKENAINPELALGKMDIGQTIQVSFHTDDSKKRTKLQSS
- the sigX gene encoding RNA polymerase sigma factor SigX; protein product: MDSVFEELYSKYHQDVFQFLYYMVKNRELAEDLVQEVYIRVLKSYKRFEGKSSEKTWLFSIARNVAIDFFRKQKGWKQRLMKKFDWSTQQVKDEHPIPEEIAIQNEEIRSLYDCLDKCSVDQRMVIVMRYLHELSIAETAEALGWTESKVKTTQHRALKILKKEMEELVEREVESREKVSVDR
- a CDS encoding ATP-binding protein — encoded protein: MMFLRSVVGKLWITIILLVSFVLFILTVMLLGFFENYHIEETEKGLTKTANRISRVLEEHAPEEFDLSLEISWEMIDEVTKAVVIRDKDHAYFSPNTKSGQHLPLKVFLNDKNLSPVFQGKKFVKSIYTPPKKGKDGERTQILIIGVPLQFDNEKGAVFIYQSLEVMQETTRTTTKFIILVAGVAIVLTTIFAFFLITRITSPLRKMREAAFEVARGKFDTKVPILTHDEIGELATAFNQMGRQLKFNMNALSQEKEQLASILSSMADGVITFNRDGTILITNPPADRFLQNWYFEQNDTHPNKEAVPSEVMELFQKAVNTEKEQIGEISIQGRFWVLIVSPLYNNKYIRGAVAVIRDMTEERKLDKLRNDFIANVSHELRTPISLMQGYSEAIVDGMASTDEEIKEMAKVIYDESLRMGRLVNELLDLARMEAGHLQLKIEEVVIEPYILRIIKKFQGLAKEKNIQLSFKLNNNHTTYRFDPDRIEQVLTNLIDNAIKHTPEKGFVTVIVDTDERGLHVEVSDSGSGIPKEDLPFVFERFYKADKARTRGSGTGLGLSIAKHIIDAHKGHISVRSKLGHGTTFSFMIPRNIE
- a CDS encoding response regulator, producing the protein MEKDVKILVVDDEERIRRLLKMYLERENYLIEEAEDGNEALAKALENDYDLILLDLMMPGKDGIQVCKELREKKATPVIMLTAKGEEVNRVQGFEVGTDDYIVKPFSPREVVLRVKALLRRSSNTSYLQTDTTTKDIIVFPHLTIDNDAHRVVADGKEVSLTPKEYELLHFLAKSPDKVFDREQLLKEVWHYEFFGDLRTVDTHVKRLREKLNKVSEQAAKMIVTVWGVGYKFEVVNE